A stretch of Planctomycetaceae bacterium DNA encodes these proteins:
- a CDS encoding Rrf2 family transcriptional regulator has product MISQTVEYALRAVVTIAQHDGTPCTARRISDITQVPLPYLSKLMQGLVRGGIVSSRRGLHGGFVLKRDPAELTILDVVDVVEPIQRIHECPLGIKSHGKTLCPLHKQLDSAMAATETAFRETTVAQVLAQPGSVSPLCEEQKLVSLGSGIAAGSSAKKSAD; this is encoded by the coding sequence ATGATTTCGCAAACCGTTGAATATGCCCTGCGTGCCGTTGTGACGATTGCGCAGCATGACGGGACACCGTGTACGGCTCGCAGAATCTCAGACATCACGCAGGTTCCGCTGCCCTACCTTTCGAAGCTGATGCAGGGCCTGGTTCGCGGTGGAATCGTCAGTTCCCGCAGAGGCCTTCACGGTGGATTTGTTCTGAAGCGTGATCCGGCGGAACTGACAATTCTGGATGTCGTCGATGTCGTCGAACCAATCCAGCGGATTCACGAATGTCCGCTGGGAATCAAGTCGCACGGTAAGACGTTGTGCCCGCTCCACAAACAGCTCGACAGTGCGATGGCGGCCACGGAAACCGCGTTTCGTGAAACCACCGTGGCGCAGGTGCTCGCCCAGCCAGGCAGCGTGTCGCCGCTTTGCGAGGAACAGAAGCTGGTGTCGCTGGGTTCCGGCATTGCCGCAGGAAGTTCTGCGAAGAAGTCGGCCGATTGA
- a CDS encoding carbon-nitrogen hydrolase family protein — translation MPDANHPASNRRSFLQKSALGSGLGVLASGAVHGSSPPMVAVRAERLPREVWIATISQQGLQAGDTATMVRQMLSRMDEVVAFHPDIVCLPETFPYNNVSGTLPSMAERAEEPDGELTRPFAGFAAEHNCYVVCPIYTRHDGRVFNTAVIFDRKGQVLGEYHKMHPTTGEMDDGISPGSLEPPVFQTDFGVVGIQICFDIEWDDGWQKLQQAGAEIVFWPSAFAGGLMVNTKAWQHRYCVVSSTAKDTSKICDITGEVVAQTSRWNHWVCAPLNLEKAFLHTWPYVRRFPEIQARYGRDVLIHNFADEEWSIIESRSADVKVADVLKEFDLHTLDELTRLSEARQCECR, via the coding sequence ATGCCCGACGCAAACCATCCTGCTTCGAATCGTCGAAGCTTTCTGCAGAAATCAGCGCTCGGTTCGGGATTGGGTGTCCTGGCCTCCGGAGCCGTTCATGGTTCCAGTCCCCCGATGGTTGCGGTGCGGGCTGAGCGTCTTCCGCGCGAAGTCTGGATTGCCACGATCTCGCAACAGGGTCTGCAGGCCGGCGACACGGCGACGATGGTTCGTCAGATGCTGTCACGGATGGACGAAGTTGTGGCCTTCCACCCGGACATCGTCTGTCTGCCGGAGACATTCCCGTACAACAATGTTTCCGGCACGCTTCCCTCAATGGCCGAACGGGCCGAGGAGCCCGACGGTGAGTTGACGCGTCCGTTTGCAGGGTTCGCCGCGGAACACAACTGCTATGTCGTTTGTCCGATCTACACTCGGCACGACGGGCGAGTGTTCAATACTGCCGTGATCTTTGATCGCAAGGGTCAGGTGCTGGGTGAATATCACAAGATGCACCCGACAACCGGTGAGATGGACGACGGCATTTCCCCCGGATCGCTCGAACCGCCGGTCTTTCAAACCGACTTCGGCGTCGTCGGAATCCAGATCTGCTTCGATATCGAATGGGACGACGGCTGGCAGAAGCTGCAGCAGGCCGGCGCGGAAATTGTCTTCTGGCCGTCCGCTTTTGCCGGAGGACTGATGGTGAACACGAAGGCATGGCAGCACAGATATTGCGTCGTCTCCAGCACCGCGAAGGATACTTCAAAGATCTGCGATATCACCGGCGAAGTGGTTGCTCAAACCAGCCGCTGGAATCACTGGGTGTGTGCGCCGCTGAATCTTGAGAAGGCGTTTCTGCACACATGGCCTTATGTCCGCCGTTTCCCGGAGATTCAGGCCAGGTACGGCCGCGACGTTCTGATTCACAACTTCGCGGACGAGGAATGGTCGATCATTGAAAGCCGTTCAGCGGACGTGAAGGTCGCGGATGTACTGAAGGAATTTGACCTGCATACTCTTGATGAGCTGACGCGACTCAGTGAAGCACGACAGTGTGAGTGCCGGTAG
- a CDS encoding sigma-70 family RNA polymerase sigma factor produces the protein MTHSDPDTQLIDRVIRGDEDALAELFSVHRDRLWRMVNFRMDPRLHGRIDADDVLQEAWMAVVQRIDHFLADASRSIFVWFRLITSQTLIDIHRRHLGTQKRNAAMDFSIHRGWSAESTSFSLSFHLLGHLTSPSQAALRQELSDQLKQALGSMNEIDREVLALRHFEQLSNRETAQILGISDQASSDRYMRALARLKAVLTALPGFMDQ, from the coding sequence GTGACACATTCTGATCCGGACACTCAACTGATCGATCGCGTCATTCGAGGCGATGAAGACGCGCTGGCGGAGCTGTTTTCCGTCCATCGTGACCGGTTATGGAGAATGGTCAATTTCCGCATGGACCCGCGGCTTCACGGACGCATCGACGCGGACGACGTTCTTCAGGAAGCGTGGATGGCCGTTGTTCAGCGCATCGATCATTTCCTGGCCGACGCGTCGCGTTCCATCTTTGTCTGGTTCCGATTGATTACCAGCCAGACACTGATCGACATTCATCGACGGCACCTGGGAACTCAGAAACGCAACGCGGCGATGGATTTTTCCATTCACCGCGGCTGGTCAGCCGAATCGACGTCATTCTCACTGTCGTTCCATCTGCTGGGTCATCTGACATCACCCAGCCAGGCCGCACTGCGGCAGGAACTTTCGGATCAGTTGAAGCAGGCGCTGGGTTCCATGAACGAAATTGACCGCGAAGTTCTGGCGCTGAGGCACTTCGAACAACTGTCAAATCGCGAGACCGCTCAGATTCTGGGGATCTCGGACCAGGCGTCCAGCGACCGCTACATGCGTGCTCTGGCCCGCCTGAAGGCCGTTTTGACGGCGCTGCCCGGCTTCATGGACCAATAG